In the genome of Candida albicans SC5314 chromosome 6, complete sequence, the window tatAATTAATTGGTTAACCCGCCAATCCCATTTAAAAGTAGTagatttaattattttataaAGTTGATAATATCTCTTGCTTTGTAggaattttcttttatcgagagaataattttttctttccatCTGTTTATTTATATGTCCAAAATACCCCTTTCTAGGCTCTAAATATGGTGAAAAGCAACGTCGAGCTGGCATGGGAAACCATGGAAGATACATTTCTGGAAATCCAAAACAAATTTCACCAAATTTACAAACCAATAGACACTGGCAAAcctgatgaagatgatgaaacTACTAAAAAAGAGAGTCTTGACATTACTGATGATTCGACACTCTCAGTATCACCAATAACCCAACTACTTTATCTTGCACGACTGAAGTTTTATGATTTAACTCCCTTAGATAACCAGAAATCACCATTCCCATTCAAAAATCTACGAGGTAAAGTGGTTTTAATTGTTAATGTTGCCTCCAGATGTGGGTTTTCTTTCCAATACAATGGTCtagaacaattgaataaacgATTTGCTAATGATGACTTTGTGTTATTGGGTGTTCCCTGTAATCAATTTCTATGGCAAGAACCAGGCACTAATGATCAAATAGTAACGAAAtgtaaaaagaaatatgaTGTATCATTCCAGATACTAGATAAAATCAATGTTAATGGTGAACAAGCAGATCCAGTTTATAAATTTCTAAAAGCACAAAAAGAAGGGTTATGGGGTACTAATAGAGTGAAATGgaattttgaaaagttcTTGATAGATAAAAATGGCAGAGTGGTGGAAAGGTATAGTACGTTTACTAGACCCGTGGCAATAATACCAAAGATTGAACAGTTGCTAGAAAGCTAGACATAGAAGAGTAGTCAAAAAAAGTGTATAATTATGTATGAATATTAACAAAGTTCACCATAACTGGAACGTATTTCTACAAGtactttaattttttttaattaattatcCATTAAGTCGTTCTTGAccatatttatttatatatactGTACAAATTACACTATTCAATTAGTGCAAAAATTGGTAAGgtgcaaaaaaatttgaaaataagaattgaaatcaagTCATTCGTGACCATTTGttcataattttttatattttgattgaaagaaaatcttgaaaaagttttatAATCCCCTCAAGTTAACCTATTGGTTTTCTGGACGCAATTTTCTAACTTCTTTACCAACTCTCCAGATTTCCATATTTCTGATAGtttgtaattcttcttctaatcTTTCTTTGTAATCAGATCTAGAGTTGAATTCCAAAGATCTCTTGGTTTCAGAACCGTTCTTAACAGATTCGTACAATTCTTCGAAAACTGGTTTCAAAGCATCTTTGAATCTTGGGTACCAGTCCAAAGCACCTCTTCTGGCAGTAGTGGAACAAGCATCGTACATGTAGTCCATACCGTATTTACCAATCAATGGGTACAATGATTGAGTAGCTTCTTCAACGGTTTCATTGAAAGCTTCAGATGGAGTGTGACCGTTTTCTCTCAAGACTTCGTATTGAGCCAAGAACATACCGTGGATACCACCCATAAGACAACCACGTTCACCATATAAATCGGAGTTGACTTCTCTTTCGAAAGTGGTCTTGTAAACATAACCAGAACCAATAGCAATGGCCATGGCAATAGCTTTTTCTTCAGCTTTACCGGTAACATCGTTCCAGACAGCGTATGAGGAGTTGATACCTCTACCTTCTTTGAATAAAGATCTGACAGTTCTACCAGAACCTTTTGGAGCAGCCAAGATGACATCAATGTTTGATGGTGGTTCAACGTGAGTCAAGTCTTTGAAAACTGGGGAGAAACCGTGGGAGAAGTACAAGGTTTTACCTTCAGTCAATTGTGGTTTAATGTGAAACCAGGTTTCAGATTGAGCAGCATCTGATAACAAGTCCATAATGATGGTACCTCTAGAAATAGCTTCGTCAACTTCAAACAAGTTTTCACCTGGAACCCAACCATCTTCAACGGCAGCTTCCCAAGAAGAACCTTTTCTAACACCAATAATAACGTTTAAACCGTTATCTCTCAAGTTTAAACCTTGACCGTAACCTTGGGAACCGTAACCAATTAAAGCAAAGGTGTCGTTTTTGAAATAGTCTAATAATCTTTCCTTTGGCCAATCAGCTCTTTCGTGGACAACTTCTTCGGTACCACCAAAGTTGATGGTTTTAACACCACGGATTGAGGTGATTGGAGTCATAGCTTTAGCAGCAGATGAAGCAGCAGTGTATCTGGTGGTAGCATTGGCCAATAAGGAGAAGGTTCTCTTGGACAAAGTAGCTTTGGCAGTGGCTAATCTAGCCATTCTCATGGAAGTAGTTCTGAAAGACATTGTTAATGTAGAATAAATATTACGGAATTGAGTAATTCTttcttattgttgataaagaaaaaaagaaaaaaaagagaaaaagatatgaaaaaatttgaaagagGGAGGAATATCAGGGGGGTTTATATGtcgaaaaaaaatcacGAAAGGATCTTTGCTGTCCCACTCAACTGAGGTGGTGTcgaattgaaaatttttcattcaatgaTTCATAAAATCCTGTACATAAGCGTTGCGCGATGCAGGCCCTGTAGCGGAATAGCGCAGATT includes:
- the GPX1 gene encoding Gpx1p (Putative thiol peroxidase; rat catheter and Spider biofilm induced), which gives rise to MVKSNVESAWETMEDTFSEIQNKFHQIYKPIDTGKPDEDDETTKKESLDITDDSTLSVSPITQLLYLARSKFYDLTPLDNQKSPFPFKNLRGKVVLIVNVASRCGFSFQYNGLEQLNKRFANDDFVLLGVPCNQFLWQEPGTNDQIVTKCKKKYDVSFQILDKINVNGEQADPVYKFLKAQKEGLWGTNRVKWNFEKFLIDKNGRVVERYSTFTRPVAIIPKIEQLLES
- the ILV5 gene encoding ketol-acid reductoisomerase (Ketol-acid reductoisomerase; antigenic; regulated by Gcn4; GlcNAc, amino acid starvation (3-AT)-induced; macrophage-repressed protein; protein present in exponential and stationary phase; flow model and Spider biofilm repressed), encoding MSFRTTSMRMARLATAKATLSKRTFSLLANATTRYTAASSAAKAMTPITSIRGVKTINFGGTEEVVHERADWPKERLLDYFKNDTFALIGYGSQGYGQGLNLRDNGLNVIIGVRKGSSWEAAVEDGWVPGENLFEVDEAISRGTIIMDLLSDAAQSETWFHIKPQLTEGKTLYFSHGFSPVFKDLTHVEPPSNIDVILAAPKGSGRTVRSLFKEGRGINSSYAVWNDVTGKAEEKAIAMAIAIGSGYVYKTTFEREVNSDLYGERGCLMGGIHGMFLAQYEVLRENGHTPSEAFNETVEEATQSLYPLIGKYGMDYMYDACSTTARRGALDWYPRFKDALKPVFEELYESVKNGSETKRSLEFNSRSDYKERLEEELQTIRNMEIWRVGKEVRKLRPENQ